One window of the Dromaius novaehollandiae isolate bDroNov1 chromosome 25, bDroNov1.hap1, whole genome shotgun sequence genome contains the following:
- the LOC112988091 gene encoding mast cell protease 1A-like, whose translation MRRPQPLLALLLLLCCPWANTRALRGRITGGHEAQPHSHPYMAYLKSGRFFCGGFLVAPSWVMTAAHCLGNITVVLGAHNINEPETTQQIRGVLRYHPHPEYDPKTLSNDIMLLKLTAKATLNKYVKTIKLPKTCRDLRTGTRCSLAGWGRTDEDQETDKLFETKVSIYSRRKCICLYPGLNNGMVCAGSFHELNDSSQGDSGGPLVCKNVAEGIVSFGYKNAPGVYARVANYLPWIRKTMKK comes from the exons ATGCGCCGGCCCCAGccgctgctggccctgctgctcctgctctgctgcccatgGGCCAACACCC GTGCTCTGCGGGGTCGGATCACAGGCGGCCACGAGGCTCAGCCCCACTCCCACCCCTACATGGCATACCTGAAGTCTGGTAGGTTTTTCTGTGGGGGCTTCCTCGTGGCCCCTTCCTGGGTGATGACGGCTGCACACTGCCTGGG GAACATCACGGTCGTCCTGGGAGCTCACAACATCAATGAACCAGAGACGACCCAGCAGATCCGGGGAGTTCTCAGATACCACCCGCACCCTGAATACGATCCCAAAACGCTGTCCAACGACATCATGCTCCTCAAG CTGACAGCGAAGGCCACTCTCAACAAGTACGTCAAGACCATCAAGCTGCCCAAGACCTGCAGGGACCTCCGAACAGGCACCAGGTGTAGCCTGGCAGGGTGGGGCCGGACCGATGAGGACCAGGAGACCGACAAGCTCTTTGAGACCAAAGTCTCCATCTACAGCCGCAGGAAATGCATCTGCTTGTACCCGGGGCTCAACAACGGCATGGTCTGTGCCGGCAGCTTCCACGAGCTCAACGACTCCAGCCAG GGAGATTCTGGTGGGCCTCTAGTGTGCAAAAATGTGGCTGAAGGCATTGTTTCCTTTGGGTACAAAAATGCTCCTGGGGTCTATGCCCGCGTTGCCAACTACCTGCCCTGGATCAGAAAAACCATGAAGAAGTAG